A part of Saliniradius amylolyticus genomic DNA contains:
- a CDS encoding heavy metal translocating P-type ATPase has translation MTQCYHCHEPVAQQNQYTAEVLGQSRAMCCPGCQAVAQSIVDNGLEDYYRFRTAPAETPSEQQSLLDTLRLYDSPELQQELVADEGNSKQIQLTLEGIKCAACAWLIEKQLLKLDGIIQVAVNVSAHRATVRWQADKLKLSALLQQFERIGYHAQPFQPEVHEQEYQQVGRSFLKKLGLAGLMSMQVMMIAVALYFGLLGNLDEDTRHFLHWVSLVLTTPVVAYSGIDFYHSAWRAMRARSVNMDVPVSLAILILFSASALATLTQQGEVFFESVCMFIFLLLISRYLEHRARHKASEMSANITQFIPVAATVIDDGEHRQCLARSLTQGQKVLVKAGETIPVDGRIIDGNSYIDESMLSGEFEPVHKSTGDVVYGGSQNQYGALVIEVSRPLKQALISQIMALQDKALASKPKVALMVDRLARHFVTVVLITALLTFVGWQWAGHPDALWFAVSVLVATCPCALALATPSALTAAMGALNQRGILLKRSDLLEGVIGVQKVAFDKTGTLTEGHFRLADIHTAPGYDAAKLKSVAASLEAFSEHPIARAFAGLPRVQAERVEVHPGMGLSGWVEGQFYRLGAPRFMRHTINSPLKDCHILVEDEHQVLGGFVLEDPLRKEAAAVVAALPCDSLIISGDHAKHVAKVAQQLNIQQYFSQCTPEQKLQQLKQLQEQSKVMMIGDGINDSPVLAAADISVAVGGASDLAKNAADVILVGRSLTALPDLLELARRCRNKIRQNIAWALGYNLLAMPLAVAGILTPWMGVIGMSASSIIVVVNSVRLLTGDSTR, from the coding sequence TTGACCCAGTGTTACCACTGCCATGAGCCTGTGGCTCAACAGAATCAATACACCGCCGAAGTATTAGGTCAGTCTCGTGCCATGTGCTGCCCCGGCTGTCAGGCGGTGGCACAGTCGATCGTCGATAACGGCCTGGAAGATTATTACCGATTCCGCACTGCCCCGGCAGAGACACCCAGTGAACAGCAAAGCCTGCTGGACACACTGAGGCTGTATGACTCGCCCGAATTACAGCAGGAGCTGGTTGCTGACGAGGGCAACAGCAAGCAGATACAGCTGACGCTTGAAGGCATCAAGTGTGCGGCCTGTGCCTGGCTGATTGAAAAGCAGCTGTTAAAGCTGGATGGCATTATCCAGGTGGCGGTTAATGTCAGTGCCCATCGGGCGACGGTACGCTGGCAGGCGGATAAGCTCAAGCTAAGCGCGTTACTGCAGCAATTCGAACGTATTGGCTATCACGCTCAACCTTTCCAGCCAGAAGTCCATGAGCAGGAATACCAGCAGGTCGGACGCTCGTTTCTGAAAAAGCTTGGTCTGGCCGGACTCATGTCCATGCAAGTGATGATGATCGCGGTGGCTTTGTATTTTGGTCTGTTGGGCAATCTGGATGAAGACACCAGACACTTCCTGCATTGGGTGAGCCTGGTACTGACGACCCCTGTAGTTGCCTATTCCGGAATCGATTTTTATCACAGTGCCTGGCGCGCTATGCGCGCCAGATCGGTGAATATGGATGTGCCTGTAAGCCTGGCTATTCTTATTCTTTTTAGTGCCAGCGCCCTGGCAACATTAACTCAACAGGGCGAAGTCTTCTTCGAGTCAGTATGCATGTTCATCTTTTTGCTGCTGATCAGTCGCTACCTGGAGCATCGCGCCAGGCATAAAGCCAGTGAGATGTCGGCCAATATTACTCAGTTCATTCCAGTAGCCGCCACCGTCATCGACGATGGCGAGCACCGTCAGTGTCTGGCTCGCTCTCTGACTCAGGGCCAGAAGGTATTGGTGAAAGCCGGTGAAACCATACCGGTGGACGGCCGGATTATCGACGGCAACAGCTATATCGATGAATCCATGCTAAGTGGTGAATTCGAGCCAGTGCATAAATCCACTGGCGATGTGGTCTATGGTGGTAGCCAGAATCAGTACGGAGCCTTGGTGATTGAAGTCAGCCGACCATTAAAGCAAGCCCTGATAAGCCAAATTATGGCGCTACAGGATAAAGCACTAGCCAGTAAACCAAAGGTAGCGCTGATGGTGGACAGGTTGGCTCGTCATTTTGTTACCGTCGTGCTTATCACTGCCCTGTTAACCTTCGTGGGCTGGCAATGGGCCGGACATCCCGATGCGCTTTGGTTCGCTGTGTCGGTATTGGTAGCGACCTGTCCCTGCGCTCTGGCTCTGGCGACACCATCCGCGCTGACGGCAGCCATGGGGGCGCTCAACCAGAGAGGGATTCTGCTAAAACGCTCTGACTTGCTCGAAGGTGTAATAGGCGTACAAAAGGTCGCCTTCGATAAGACTGGCACCTTAACCGAAGGCCACTTTCGTTTGGCTGACATCCATACAGCCCCGGGCTATGATGCTGCTAAGTTAAAATCTGTTGCCGCCAGCCTGGAGGCGTTTTCTGAACACCCCATCGCCCGGGCTTTTGCCGGGCTTCCGCGCGTTCAAGCGGAGCGGGTGGAAGTGCATCCGGGGATGGGCCTAAGCGGGTGGGTCGAGGGGCAGTTCTACCGACTCGGCGCCCCGAGATTCATGCGCCATACCATCAATAGCCCTCTCAAGGACTGTCATATTCTTGTGGAGGATGAGCATCAGGTACTTGGCGGCTTTGTGCTGGAAGATCCGCTGCGGAAAGAAGCTGCTGCGGTAGTGGCTGCACTGCCTTGTGACAGTCTGATTATCAGTGGTGATCACGCCAAGCACGTAGCAAAGGTCGCCCAACAGCTGAACATTCAGCAGTATTTTTCTCAGTGTACACCTGAACAAAAATTACAGCAGCTCAAGCAATTACAGGAACAGAGTAAAGTCATGATGATCGGCGATGGCATTAACGACAGTCCGGTTTTGGCGGCCGCCGATATTTCCGTGGCGGTGGGCGGAGCCAGCGACTTGGCTAAAAATGCCGCCGATGTTATTTTGGTTGGCCGCTCATTGACCGCCCTGCCGGATCTACTGGAACTGGCGAGGCGTTGTCGCAATAAGATTCGTCAGAACATCGCCTGGGCTCTCGGCTACAACCTGCTGGCGATGCCCCTGGCTGTCGCCGGCATACTTACACCCTGGATGGGGGTGATCGGCATGTCTGCCAGTTCCATCATTGTGGTGGTTAACTCGGTTCGTCTGTTAACAGGAGACTCGACCCGATGA
- the ccoS gene encoding cbb3-type cytochrome oxidase assembly protein CcoS produces MSIIYVLIPLAILLVAVAVMVFFWAVKSGQFDDLERHGSSILFDEDDTPSQSKRKPNDDGPRD; encoded by the coding sequence ATGAGCATTATCTATGTGTTGATTCCTCTGGCAATACTGCTGGTAGCCGTAGCCGTGATGGTATTTTTCTGGGCAGTAAAGAGCGGTCAGTTCGACGATCTGGAGCGTCACGGCTCGAGCATCCTATTTGACGAAGACGACACACCCTCTCAATCAAAGCGCAAACCGAACGACGATGGCCCCAGAGATTAG
- a CDS encoding sulfite exporter TauE/SafE family protein: MAPEISLLSALLIGLAGGIHCIGMCGGVVGALSYAIPRGRSHWPYVLGYNVGRIASYTLAGTLAGALGSTAGAHLPLGPYILNTISGLLLLAMGLYLGNWWRGLTYLERLGGRVWRHIAPLSKSLLPFRSPLAALPYGLVWGWLPCGLVYSTLSWSVASGSAIQGAQIMLLFGLGTLPTLIALGTLGQQLRQWLGFRWVRSTLALILVIFSLWVLLKPWLDSI, translated from the coding sequence ATGGCCCCAGAGATTAGCCTGCTATCGGCGCTTCTTATCGGTTTAGCCGGCGGTATACACTGCATCGGTATGTGTGGCGGCGTGGTCGGTGCACTCAGTTACGCGATTCCCCGGGGCCGTTCCCACTGGCCCTACGTGCTTGGTTACAACGTCGGCCGGATTGCCAGCTACACCCTGGCAGGCACCTTAGCGGGCGCCTTAGGTAGCACCGCGGGCGCGCATCTTCCTCTGGGACCTTATATTCTTAATACCATAAGTGGTTTATTACTGTTGGCCATGGGTCTGTACTTGGGCAACTGGTGGCGAGGACTGACGTATTTAGAACGGCTGGGAGGCAGAGTCTGGCGGCACATTGCCCCGCTGTCTAAGTCTTTGTTGCCATTTCGCTCACCGCTGGCTGCCTTGCCCTATGGGTTAGTCTGGGGATGGCTTCCCTGTGGATTGGTATATTCCACCTTAAGTTGGTCGGTCGCTTCTGGTTCCGCTATTCAAGGCGCCCAAATTATGCTGCTTTTCGGACTCGGTACGCTACCGACACTCATTGCGCTGGGAACACTCGGTCAGCAACTTCGGCAATGGCTAGGATTTCGGTGGGTACGTTCGACCTTAGCCCTGATATTAGTAATTTTTTCTTTGTGGGTACTTTTAAAGCCCTGGCTAGATTCGATATAG
- the fnr gene encoding fumarate/nitrate reduction transcriptional regulator Fnr has translation MSKFSSGTIHCQNCSFSQLCLPFSLSENEMAKLDDIIQRKRPFQKNDTLFQSGDPLTNLYAVRTGTFKTYTVTPDGEEQIIGFHLPGDVVGFDAIQNSAHRSTAMALETAMVCEIPYSTLENLSGDLPRLRQQVMRMMSQEIFADQEMFLLLNKRTATQRLAFFLSQLGRRYGERGFSAKEFRLTMTRAEIGNFLGLTVETISRLLTRFQQEGLIQVDGKLITLLDPRRLEQSVENVAALKNPNTQAS, from the coding sequence ATGTCCAAGTTTTCCAGCGGTACCATTCACTGTCAGAACTGTAGCTTCAGTCAACTCTGTTTGCCCTTCTCGTTAAGTGAAAACGAAATGGCCAAGCTGGATGATATTATTCAGCGTAAACGCCCATTCCAGAAAAACGACACCCTGTTTCAATCGGGTGACCCGCTGACTAACTTATACGCGGTGCGAACCGGGACCTTCAAAACCTATACTGTCACTCCCGATGGTGAAGAACAGATTATTGGCTTTCATCTTCCCGGCGATGTGGTGGGTTTTGATGCCATTCAAAATAGTGCCCACCGCAGTACGGCTATGGCGTTAGAGACCGCCATGGTTTGTGAAATCCCCTACTCCACGCTGGAGAACCTCAGTGGCGATCTACCGCGATTGCGCCAGCAGGTAATGCGCATGATGAGCCAGGAGATTTTCGCCGATCAGGAGATGTTCCTGTTACTGAATAAACGTACCGCCACTCAACGGTTGGCTTTCTTCCTGTCACAGCTGGGTCGACGCTATGGCGAACGAGGCTTTTCGGCAAAGGAATTCAGACTGACCATGACCCGTGCCGAGATTGGTAACTTCCTGGGGTTGACGGTAGAAACCATCAGTCGCCTGCTAACTCGCTTCCAGCAGGAAGGCTTGATCCAGGTGGATGGCAAGCTTATTACCTTGCTGGACCCACGGCGACTGGAAC